Proteins encoded in a region of the Geobacillus genomosp. 3 genome:
- a CDS encoding Nif3-like dinuclear metal center hexameric protein encodes MSRIPYGYEVIQLVEQLAPKPLAMEGDRIGLQIGTLNKPVKKVMVALDVLEDVVAEAVDQQVDLIIAHHPPLYRPLQQLLTDDGHGRMIAACVKHDIAVYAAHTNLDVAFGGLNDWLAEALGLNETDVLVPTYTEALKKLVVYVPVSHAEAVRTAVGDAGAGHIGRYSHCTFNSRGIGTFLPEEGAEPFIGEQGRLEEVEEVRIETIVPASLESQVMEAMLAAHPYEEVAYDIYPLDNEGRRFGLGRIGRLPQPVTLRAFAEQVKTAFSIPAVRVVGRLDDLVQTVAVLGGDGNKFVAAAASAGADVYVTGDVYYHTAHDAQALGLHLVDPGHNVEKVMKQGVARYLTAELAKRQWETDVIASSVHTDPFQFI; translated from the coding sequence ATGAGCCGCATTCCGTACGGCTACGAGGTTATTCAGCTTGTCGAACAGCTCGCTCCGAAACCGTTAGCCATGGAGGGAGACCGGATCGGCCTGCAAATCGGGACGTTGAACAAGCCGGTCAAAAAAGTCATGGTCGCCCTTGACGTGCTTGAAGACGTTGTCGCCGAAGCTGTCGATCAACAGGTCGATTTAATTATCGCTCACCATCCGCCGCTATATCGTCCGCTGCAGCAGCTATTGACCGATGACGGGCACGGACGGATGATCGCGGCATGCGTCAAGCATGACATTGCCGTGTATGCTGCTCATACGAACTTGGATGTCGCTTTTGGCGGATTGAACGACTGGCTCGCCGAAGCGCTCGGTCTGAATGAAACGGACGTGCTTGTGCCAACCTATACGGAAGCGTTGAAAAAGCTTGTCGTCTATGTTCCGGTGAGCCACGCTGAGGCGGTGCGGACGGCCGTAGGGGATGCCGGCGCCGGCCATATTGGCCGTTACAGTCATTGTACGTTCAACAGCCGCGGCATCGGAACGTTTTTGCCGGAAGAAGGGGCCGAGCCGTTTATCGGTGAGCAAGGGCGGCTTGAAGAAGTGGAGGAAGTGCGCATCGAGACGATCGTTCCTGCTTCGTTGGAAAGTCAAGTAATGGAGGCGATGCTCGCCGCTCATCCGTATGAGGAAGTAGCGTATGACATCTATCCGCTTGACAATGAAGGGCGCCGCTTCGGGCTCGGGCGCATCGGCCGGCTGCCGCAGCCGGTGACGCTGCGTGCCTTTGCCGAACAAGTGAAAACGGCATTTTCTATCCCGGCGGTCCGCGTTGTCGGCCGGTTGGATGATCTTGTGCAGACGGTGGCGGTGCTTGGTGGGGACGGAAACAAGTTTGTTGCTGCCGCCGCATCGGCCGGTGCCGACGTGTATGTGACCGGGGATGTGTATTATCATACCGCCCACGATGCTCAGGCGCTCGGTCTCCATCTCGTCGACCCAGGCCATAACGTTGAAAAAGTCATGAAACAA
- a CDS encoding tRNA (adenine(22)-N(1))-methyltransferase gives MNEFHLSKRLETVASFIPKGAVLADIGSDHAYLPCYACLRGYASKAIAGEVADGPLRSARQQVEKSGLSHLISVRKGDGLAVIDHGEVDCITIAGMGGALIARILDEGEEKLTGVKRLILQPNIGAELVRRWLLDHGWELTAERILKEDGQIYEVLVAERGDARRPYRHLEAELLLGPFLRQENSEVFREKWQRELRHWKRIIADLAEKGESEAAREKKRELEKKVQLVEEALL, from the coding sequence ATGAACGAATTTCACCTATCAAAACGGCTTGAAACGGTCGCTTCCTTCATCCCGAAAGGGGCGGTGCTCGCTGATATCGGTTCGGATCACGCCTATTTGCCTTGTTATGCCTGCTTGCGCGGCTATGCGTCCAAAGCCATTGCCGGCGAAGTGGCGGATGGACCGCTCCGCTCAGCACGGCAGCAAGTGGAAAAGTCCGGGCTTTCCCATCTCATTTCCGTGCGCAAGGGGGACGGGCTGGCCGTCATCGACCACGGGGAAGTGGATTGCATCACGATCGCCGGCATGGGCGGTGCTCTTATTGCCCGTATTTTAGACGAGGGGGAAGAAAAGCTGACCGGCGTAAAACGGCTCATTTTGCAGCCGAACATCGGGGCCGAGCTTGTCCGCCGCTGGCTTCTTGACCACGGGTGGGAGCTGACGGCTGAGCGCATTTTGAAAGAGGACGGGCAAATTTACGAAGTGCTTGTCGCCGAGCGCGGCGACGCCCGACGACCGTATCGCCATTTGGAGGCGGAACTGCTTTTAGGCCCGTTTTTGCGCCAAGAAAACAGTGAGGTGTTCCGTGAAAAATGGCAGCGTGAACTCCGGCATTGGAAGCGGATTATCGCTGATTTAGCGGAAAAGGGAGAAAGTGAAGCGGCGCGGGAGAAAAAGCGCGAACTGGAGAAAAAAGTCCAATTGGTAGAGGAGGCGTTGCTATGA
- the cccA gene encoding cytochrome c550, producing MNRNPLIPFFIIMAFGIVLTFVLSFKGLGDAKEMAEEKKGGEKTEQAAEFNPEQFYQQTCASCHGQSYEGGVGPALKGVGERLSADQIKDVLQNGRGGMPGGLVPADNLDAMTKWLAGLK from the coding sequence ATGAACCGCAATCCGCTCATCCCGTTTTTCATCATCATGGCGTTCGGGATTGTACTAACGTTCGTCTTGTCGTTCAAAGGGCTAGGCGATGCGAAAGAGATGGCTGAAGAGAAAAAAGGCGGCGAAAAAACGGAACAAGCCGCGGAATTCAATCCGGAGCAGTTTTATCAACAAACGTGTGCCAGCTGCCACGGCCAAAGCTATGAAGGCGGCGTCGGTCCGGCGTTAAAAGGAGTTGGCGAACGGCTGTCGGCCGACCAAATTAAAGACGTTCTCCAAAACGGCCGCGGCGGCATGCCGGGCGGGTTGGTGCCGGCTGACAACCTCGATGCGATGACGAAATGGCTGGCCGGCTTAAAATAA
- a CDS encoding membrane protein, whose product MNRRRRETIIREIEYWKRSRLLPEQYCDYLLALYTEGDGRPRSRQRPGSLAAGLCLLLPAAALAIYFTELSFVLQTLLLSLFLSVCLLLVWRWRKERQLLHFPLIGSAWLLLMGTVAGSSYYFPGQSGALTVAVLANCAAWLAVGHLFRLHYFSLAAAVGGVLTAVIVWWQ is encoded by the coding sequence ATGAATCGGCGACGACGGGAAACGATTATCCGGGAAATTGAATATTGGAAACGTTCACGCCTTCTGCCAGAACAATATTGCGATTACTTGCTTGCCCTCTATACGGAAGGCGATGGTCGCCCACGCAGCCGCCAGCGGCCCGGTTCGCTTGCTGCCGGTCTTTGTTTATTGTTGCCAGCCGCCGCTCTTGCCATTTATTTTACTGAATTGTCATTCGTTTTGCAAACGCTCCTTTTGTCCCTTTTTTTGTCTGTTTGCCTGTTGCTCGTTTGGCGATGGCGGAAAGAACGGCAGCTCCTTCATTTTCCGCTGATCGGCAGTGCATGGCTGTTATTGATGGGGACAGTCGCCGGCAGCAGCTATTATTTTCCCGGCCAGAGCGGTGCGCTTACGGTTGCGGTGCTGGCCAACTGTGCCGCTTGGCTTGCTGTCGGCCACCTGTTTCGTCTCCATTATTTTTCTCTCGCTGCCGCTGTCGGGGGAGTGCTTACAGCGGTGATCGTTTGGTGGCAATGA
- the rpoD gene encoding RNA polymerase sigma factor RpoD produces the protein MAEKPAQSKQVEAAGDTLEQVKEQLAELGKKRGILTYEEIAERLSGFDLDSDQMDEYYEYLADQGIEVISESDIETDPDIDELVKEEEFDLNDLSVPPGVKINDPVRMYLKEIGRVPLLSAEEEIELAKRIEQGDEEAKRRLTEANLRLVVSIAKRYVGRGMLFLDLIQEGNMGLIKAVEKFDYRKGYKFSTYATWWIRQAITRAIADQARTIRIPVHMVETINKLIRVQRQLLQDLGREPTPEEIAEEMDLTPEKVREILKIAQEPVSLETPIGEEDDSHLGDFIEDQEATSPSEHAAYELLKEQLEDVLDTLTDREENVLRLRFGLDDGRTRTLEEVGKVFGVTRERIRQIEAKALRKLRHPSRSKRLKDFLE, from the coding sequence ATGGCTGAAAAACCAGCCCAATCAAAGCAGGTGGAAGCTGCTGGCGATACGCTTGAGCAAGTGAAAGAGCAGCTCGCCGAGCTCGGCAAAAAACGCGGCATCCTCACGTACGAGGAAATCGCCGAGCGGCTCTCCGGCTTTGACTTGGACTCCGATCAGATGGATGAATATTACGAATACCTCGCTGACCAAGGCATTGAAGTGATCAGCGAATCCGACATCGAGACCGATCCGGATATCGACGAGCTGGTGAAAGAGGAAGAGTTCGACTTAAACGATTTGTCCGTCCCCCCTGGCGTGAAGATTAACGACCCGGTGCGCATGTACTTAAAAGAAATTGGCCGCGTTCCGCTTTTATCGGCGGAAGAAGAAATCGAGCTGGCCAAACGGATTGAGCAGGGCGACGAAGAAGCGAAACGCCGGCTGACAGAAGCGAACCTCCGCCTTGTTGTCAGCATCGCCAAACGGTATGTCGGCCGTGGCATGCTCTTCCTCGATCTCATTCAGGAAGGAAACATGGGCTTGATCAAGGCGGTTGAAAAATTTGACTACCGCAAGGGCTACAAATTCAGCACGTACGCGACATGGTGGATTCGCCAAGCTATTACGCGGGCGATCGCCGATCAGGCGCGGACGATCCGCATCCCGGTTCATATGGTCGAGACGATCAATAAATTGATCCGCGTCCAGCGGCAGCTGCTCCAAGACCTCGGGCGCGAACCAACACCGGAAGAAATCGCCGAAGAAATGGATTTGACCCCGGAGAAAGTGCGGGAAATTTTGAAAATCGCTCAAGAACCAGTGTCGCTTGAGACGCCGATCGGCGAGGAAGACGACTCGCATCTTGGCGATTTCATCGAAGACCAAGAGGCGACGTCGCCGTCGGAACACGCCGCTTACGAGCTGTTGAAAGAGCAGCTCGAAGATGTGCTTGATACGCTGACGGATCGCGAGGAAAACGTGCTCCGCCTTCGCTTCGGGCTCGATGACGGCCGGACGCGGACATTGGAAGAAGTCGGGAAAGTATTTGGCGTGACGCGCGAACGAATTCGCCAAATCGAAGCCAAGGCGCTGCGCAAACTGCGCCATCCAAGCCGCAGCAAACGGTTGAAAGACTTTTTGGAATGA
- the dnaG gene encoding DNA primase, translating to MGHRIPEETIEAIRRSIDIVDVVGEYVQLKKQGRNYFGLCPFHGEKTPSFSVSPEKQIFHCFGCGAGGNAFTFLMDMEGIPFVEAAKRLAAKAGIDLSAYQLNVRGHDDGQNGEVKAMIEAHTLLKRFYHHLLVYTKEGQAALDYLQARGWTKETIDRFEIGYAPDAPDAAVRLLDSHSFSLPVMEKAGLVTKKEDERYVDRFRNRIMFPIHDHRGETVGFSGRLLDEGQPKYVNSPETPIFHKGTLLYHFHEARVPIRKRQEALLLEGFADVISAVQAGIDYAVATMGTSLTEEQARILRRHAETVTICYDGDNAGTEAAWRAAEQLSALGCHVKVASILNGLDPDEYIRVYGKERFAGEIAAAQPLMAFKMTYLRRGKNLQREGDRLRYIEEVLREIGKLPSPVEKDYYVRQLADEFSLSLSALNEQLSRYKHEKPKQREAAASEKAPRPTLAKKLLPAFQNAERLLLAHMMRSRDVALIVQERVGGRFNIEEHRALAAYIYAFYEEGHEADLGALMFRLPGELQPLASELSLLLVSDDVSEQELADYMKHVLNHPKWLMLKEKEQEKTEAERRKDFLAAARIAKEMIEMKKMLSSS from the coding sequence ATGGGACATCGCATTCCCGAAGAAACGATTGAAGCGATTCGCCGCAGCATCGATATCGTTGATGTGGTCGGTGAATATGTTCAACTGAAAAAGCAAGGCCGCAACTATTTTGGCTTATGCCCATTTCACGGGGAAAAAACGCCATCGTTTTCCGTTTCCCCAGAGAAGCAAATTTTCCACTGCTTCGGCTGCGGAGCAGGGGGGAATGCCTTTACGTTTTTAATGGATATGGAGGGCATTCCGTTTGTGGAAGCGGCGAAACGTCTTGCGGCTAAGGCAGGTATCGACCTGTCCGCCTATCAGTTGAATGTTCGCGGGCATGATGACGGCCAAAACGGCGAGGTCAAGGCGATGATTGAGGCGCACACCTTGCTGAAACGTTTTTACCACCATTTACTTGTCTATACAAAAGAAGGACAAGCGGCGCTTGATTACTTGCAGGCGCGCGGATGGACGAAGGAGACGATTGACCGGTTTGAAATCGGTTATGCGCCGGATGCGCCCGATGCAGCGGTCCGGCTTCTCGACAGCCATTCCTTTTCGCTTCCGGTGATGGAAAAGGCGGGCTTAGTAACGAAAAAAGAAGACGAACGGTATGTCGACCGCTTTCGCAATCGGATCATGTTTCCAATCCATGATCACCGCGGTGAGACGGTTGGGTTTTCCGGCCGCCTGCTTGACGAGGGGCAGCCGAAATACGTTAACAGCCCGGAAACGCCGATTTTTCATAAAGGAACGCTTTTATATCACTTTCATGAGGCGCGGGTGCCGATCCGCAAGCGGCAGGAAGCGTTGCTGCTTGAAGGGTTTGCCGATGTGATTTCCGCCGTCCAGGCCGGCATTGATTATGCGGTGGCAACGATGGGCACGTCGTTGACCGAGGAGCAGGCGCGCATTTTGCGCCGTCATGCCGAAACGGTCACGATTTGCTACGACGGCGACAACGCCGGAACGGAAGCTGCCTGGCGCGCCGCCGAACAACTGAGCGCGCTCGGATGCCACGTCAAGGTGGCATCCATCCTGAACGGCCTTGACCCGGATGAATATATACGCGTTTACGGCAAGGAACGGTTTGCCGGAGAAATCGCTGCCGCCCAGCCGCTCATGGCGTTTAAAATGACCTATTTGCGGCGGGGAAAAAATTTGCAGCGCGAAGGCGACCGGCTTCGTTATATTGAAGAAGTGCTCCGTGAGATCGGCAAACTGCCGAGTCCTGTCGAAAAAGATTATTACGTACGCCAACTCGCAGATGAGTTTTCTTTGTCGCTTTCCGCTCTCAATGAGCAGCTGTCCCGCTACAAGCACGAAAAGCCGAAGCAGCGGGAGGCGGCGGCCAGCGAAAAGGCGCCGCGGCCGACGCTGGCGAAAAAGCTGCTGCCGGCTTTCCAAAACGCGGAGCGGCTGCTGCTTGCCCATATGATGCGAAGCCGCGATGTGGCGCTCATCGTTCAAGAGCGGGTCGGCGGACGGTTTAACATCGAAGAGCATCGGGCATTAGCTGCTTATATTTATGCCTTTTATGAAGAAGGGCATGAAGCCGACCTTGGTGCACTCATGTTCCGGCTTCCCGGCGAACTGCAGCCGCTGGCGAGTGAGCTGTCGCTTTTGTTGGTGAGCGATGATGTTTCCGAACAAGAGCTCGCCGATTATATGAAGCATGTGTTGAATCACCCGAAATGGTTAATGCTAAAGGAAAAAGAGCAAGAAAAAACCGAAGCGGAGCGAAGAAAAGACTTTTTGGCTGCCGCTCGCATCGCCAAAGAAATGATTGAAATGAAAAAAATGTTATCTTCTTCATAA